One genomic segment of uncultured Desulfobacter sp. includes these proteins:
- a CDS encoding hotdog domain-containing protein, which produces MDIITHQLIDNELCGKPVMVENGKSRVEYTTTPRMSADDSGLVHGGFIFGLADYAAMLAVNHPNVVLGGADVKFLKPVKAGESVYAQAAVTSVSGKKQMVSVVVKREDEEVFKGDFSCFVLKKHVLE; this is translated from the coding sequence ATGGATATCATAACACATCAATTAATAGACAATGAACTGTGCGGAAAACCGGTCATGGTGGAAAACGGCAAAAGTCGTGTGGAATATACGACCACGCCCAGGATGTCGGCAGATGATTCGGGACTTGTGCATGGCGGATTTATTTTCGGGCTTGCCGACTATGCGGCCATGCTTGCGGTAAATCATCCCAATGTCGTGCTCGGCGGGGCAGATGTTAAATTCCTGAAACCTGTCAAAGCAGGAGAATCCGTCTATGCCCAAGCCGCCGTAACATCAGTCTCAGGTAAAAAGCAGATGGTCAGCGTTGTGGTTAAACGTGAAGATGAGGAAGTTTTCAAAGGGGATTTTTCCTGTTTTGTCCTGAAAAAACATGTTCTTGAATAA
- a CDS encoding glycogen/starch/alpha-glucan phosphorylase — MENQRRYPGKAPENIDQSATDLKEDIEHHIMTTMGNDFYPPRKDTYYKGLAYSVRDRLVTRWLNSQRSFYDRSAKRVYYLSLEFLPGRFLMNYVTNMQLNEACEKTLEETGFTLEDIEAQEWDAGLGNGGLGRLASCYMDSMASLNIPGYGYGIMYDYGIFYQTIVDGYQVEQCDNWVRWGNPWEFKRRGFLYNVQLYGRSEPYKNSAGKRCYRWVDTLDINAMACDILIPGYGTQNVNNMRLWAAMSSQDFSLKEFNQGDYIGAMESKVLTENISKVLYPSDEKDVGKELRLKQQYFFVAATFQDIVRRFKKHNSDFNLLPERVAVQLNDTHPAIAIPELMRLLLDEEDLEWNLAWEISVKTFAYTNHTVLPEALEAWPVRLVSKLLPRHMEIIYEINRRFLSMVEKQYPDKPELLRRVSIIEDGPEQRVRMSHLAIVGSHTVNGVAALHSRIIKEKLFKDFDIIFPGKIINVTNGVTPRRWVLQANPALSSLITDTIGPDWITDLDQLKKLIPHADSPEFREKWRQVKLGNKARLVKYIKRKVNTDVNPDTLFDVHVKRIHEYKRQLLNIFHVITLYNRIKKNPAKEIVPRTVIFGGKAAPSYVQAKLIIKLINSVADLVNNDADVNHKLEVIFLPNYCVSQAEKIIPATDLSEQISTAGLEASGTGNMKFALNGALTIGTLDGANIEMMEEVGEDNIFIFGLTAKEVEKKRVQGYDPWHYYNSDEELRTTLDMIRINHFIPGKPNLFLPIWDSLMALGDKYFVLADFRAFIQAQEKVSVLYQDQEQWTRCSILNTANMGKFSSDRAVREYARDIWNIEIPK, encoded by the coding sequence ATGGAAAACCAAAGACGTTATCCGGGCAAGGCTCCGGAAAACATTGACCAATCCGCCACAGATCTTAAAGAAGATATTGAACATCACATCATGACAACCATGGGGAACGATTTTTATCCCCCCAGAAAAGATACCTATTACAAGGGACTAGCCTACAGTGTCCGTGACCGGTTGGTTACAAGGTGGCTCAATTCCCAGCGCTCTTTCTACGACAGAAGTGCGAAACGGGTCTATTATCTTTCCCTTGAGTTTTTGCCCGGCCGATTTTTAATGAATTATGTCACCAATATGCAATTAAACGAAGCGTGCGAAAAAACCCTGGAAGAAACCGGTTTTACCCTGGAGGACATTGAAGCGCAGGAGTGGGACGCAGGACTTGGCAACGGGGGATTGGGTAGGCTTGCGTCATGCTACATGGACTCCATGGCTTCTTTAAATATCCCGGGATATGGCTATGGTATCATGTATGATTACGGCATATTTTATCAAACCATTGTCGACGGGTATCAGGTTGAACAATGCGATAACTGGGTGCGCTGGGGCAATCCTTGGGAATTCAAACGCCGGGGATTTTTATACAATGTTCAACTTTACGGCAGGTCCGAACCCTATAAAAACAGTGCGGGCAAGCGTTGTTACCGTTGGGTGGATACGTTGGACATTAATGCTATGGCCTGTGATATTCTTATCCCGGGGTACGGTACCCAGAATGTGAACAACATGCGGCTGTGGGCAGCCATGTCCAGCCAGGATTTTTCTTTGAAGGAGTTTAATCAGGGCGACTATATTGGTGCCATGGAAAGCAAGGTGCTCACGGAAAATATCTCCAAGGTACTCTATCCCAGTGACGAGAAAGATGTGGGTAAAGAACTTCGTCTCAAACAGCAGTATTTCTTTGTGGCTGCCACCTTCCAGGACATTGTGCGCAGATTTAAAAAGCACAACTCTGATTTTAATTTGCTGCCTGAGCGGGTTGCTGTCCAGCTCAATGACACCCATCCAGCCATTGCCATTCCCGAACTCATGCGTCTGTTGCTGGATGAGGAAGACCTTGAATGGAATCTTGCCTGGGAAATTTCAGTAAAAACATTTGCTTACACCAACCATACCGTGCTACCCGAAGCTCTGGAAGCCTGGCCGGTCCGCCTTGTTTCAAAGTTGCTGCCCCGTCACATGGAGATCATCTACGAAATAAACAGACGGTTTTTAAGCATGGTGGAAAAACAGTATCCAGACAAACCCGAGTTATTACGCCGGGTCTCCATTATTGAAGATGGCCCGGAACAAAGGGTGCGCATGTCCCATCTGGCCATTGTGGGAAGCCACACGGTCAACGGTGTGGCCGCCCTTCATTCCAGAATTATCAAAGAGAAATTATTTAAAGATTTTGACATTATTTTTCCCGGGAAAATTATCAATGTCACCAACGGAGTGACACCTCGACGGTGGGTACTCCAGGCAAATCCGGCTTTATCATCCCTTATCACCGACACCATTGGGCCAGACTGGATTACCGATCTTGACCAACTCAAAAAACTTATTCCCCATGCAGACAGCCCTGAATTTCGTGAAAAATGGCGGCAGGTGAAATTGGGGAACAAAGCGCGTTTGGTAAAATATATCAAGCGGAAAGTTAACACGGACGTAAACCCTGATACGCTGTTTGATGTTCATGTAAAGCGGATTCACGAATACAAACGCCAGCTTTTAAATATTTTTCATGTCATCACCCTGTATAACCGGATTAAAAAAAATCCGGCCAAAGAGATAGTGCCGAGGACGGTTATTTTTGGCGGTAAGGCGGCACCTTCCTATGTCCAGGCAAAACTGATCATCAAGCTGATTAATTCCGTTGCAGACCTTGTGAATAATGATGCGGACGTGAACCATAAGCTTGAGGTTATTTTTTTGCCGAACTATTGTGTTTCCCAGGCGGAAAAGATCATCCCTGCAACAGATCTGTCCGAGCAGATTTCAACGGCAGGACTTGAAGCGTCAGGTACCGGAAATATGAAATTTGCCTTAAACGGAGCGCTTACCATCGGCACCCTTGACGGGGCCAATATCGAAATGATGGAAGAGGTGGGGGAAGACAATATTTTTATTTTCGGCCTGACCGCTAAAGAGGTGGAAAAAAAGAGAGTCCAAGGATACGATCCCTGGCATTATTACAACAGCGATGAAGAACTGAGAACCACACTGGACATGATCAGGATTAATCATTTTATTCCGGGAAAGCCCAATCTTTTCCTACCCATCTGGGATTCTCTGATGGCCCTTGGAGATAAATATTTTGTTCTTGCTGATTTCCGCGCTTTCATCCAGGCCCAGGAAAAGGTCAGTGTCCTGTATCAGGATCAGGAGCAATGGACCAGATGTTCCATTTTAAATACGGCAAATATGGGGAAATTCTCAAGCGACAGAGCTGTCAGGGAGTATGCCCGGGATATTTGGAACATTGAAATTCCTAAATAG
- a CDS encoding TolC family protein has protein sequence MKFLNSARPKTVNFAEMNKIYVCVQVLFLLIFGFSAQGICEPSYTLKQLCRIANENAETIHIAREQTYIVEQDKKRAQSVLIPAATLYGSYLNYKNDDDYTPDVNTLGGKLTQSFTLNGKELIAYDVSKKNIEKAKFSEQTIRSNYIFQVAQAFIQTLNLKRLVEVADAEVERLNTYRDSVNQKLTVGSVTKPAMYRAQAELSKAKTNKIVAINNVQTAKAGIVRLTGIEDQFSIAPGDIKNVENFSITLKEIKSRALENRYEIKEATKDVEIAQRTIAYEKGEYWPRIELEGGYREKDISYDAGTGIQGEYDTEEAYIQAQIVFTLYDGGLRRAQVRQAQARQRQAKQALADEQKAVILESKQSFLEFNTSKSTLINLADEVKSAEENYNAVQMQFKYGMADSIDIMDANTLLVDAQRRMSNARSSFYLSILKIIYTQGDILGYFLNEE, from the coding sequence TTGAAATTCCTAAATAGCGCCCGACCGAAAACCGTAAATTTTGCCGAGATGAACAAGATTTATGTCTGTGTTCAGGTGTTATTTTTACTGATTTTCGGATTTTCAGCACAAGGCATCTGCGAACCGTCATACACCCTGAAACAATTATGCCGAATTGCCAATGAAAATGCAGAAACCATCCATATTGCCAGGGAACAGACATATATTGTAGAACAGGATAAAAAGCGGGCCCAGTCCGTGCTTATTCCTGCAGCAACACTATACGGCAGTTACCTGAACTATAAAAACGACGATGACTACACACCGGATGTAAATACCTTAGGCGGCAAACTCACCCAGTCATTTACCCTGAACGGCAAGGAACTAATCGCCTATGATGTCAGTAAAAAAAACATTGAAAAGGCAAAATTTTCAGAACAGACCATTAGAAGCAATTATATTTTCCAGGTAGCCCAGGCCTTTATCCAGACGTTGAATTTGAAACGCCTGGTGGAGGTGGCCGATGCCGAAGTTGAGCGTTTGAACACATACAGGGATTCGGTGAATCAAAAACTTACTGTGGGTAGTGTGACAAAACCGGCCATGTACAGGGCCCAGGCGGAATTGTCAAAGGCTAAAACCAATAAGATTGTGGCAATCAATAATGTTCAGACAGCCAAAGCCGGTATTGTCAGGCTCACCGGCATTGAAGACCAATTTTCCATTGCACCTGGGGATATCAAAAATGTTGAAAATTTTTCAATCACACTTAAAGAAATAAAATCCCGTGCACTTGAAAACCGTTATGAAATCAAGGAAGCCACAAAGGATGTTGAGATTGCCCAACGGACCATTGCCTATGAAAAGGGTGAATACTGGCCCCGTATTGAGCTTGAAGGCGGCTACCGTGAAAAAGACATCTCCTATGATGCTGGAACTGGCATCCAAGGCGAATATGATACCGAAGAGGCATATATCCAGGCCCAAATCGTGTTTACCCTGTATGACGGCGGGTTACGAAGGGCTCAGGTACGACAGGCCCAGGCAAGGCAGCGCCAGGCAAAGCAGGCCCTGGCCGATGAACAAAAGGCGGTAATCCTTGAATCAAAGCAGTCTTTTCTGGAATTTAATACCTCAAAATCCACCCTGATCAATCTTGCTGACGAAGTGAAATCCGCAGAAGAAAATTATAATGCCGTTCAGATGCAGTTTAAATACGGCATGGCTGACAGTATTGATATCATGGATGCCAATACGTTGCTTGTAGACGCCCAGCGGCGAATGTCCAATGCCCGGTCTTCATTTTATCTGTCCATATTGAAAATTATATACACCCAGGGGGATATTCTGGGTTATTTTTTAAACGAAGAGTGA
- a CDS encoding thioredoxin fold domain-containing protein, with protein sequence MTSKTLFRYLAAFTLGLFFFSGSVSSGRAESVCDHVTLSWLQTQVPVPKDAKLVFKKEHGDLCEAVLSIEGSLAPVYAGKDFIVAGQMYKNGVSITRITMSSLSDLADAERKKAKEKEVKAVEMRKAFFKTHAANLADLVSLSFAPGGSSDKFLYVISDPACSHCKTLLDGLEEVAAETGFTLKLIIYPILGEKSKTMTAHVICKHLGYGAYKTLKKSDAATGCEKANQRIKNTFDLLKKADIFFVPLVVAQDGSWVVEGNDICSVREHIGLDPGSGENSGGCQKTQED encoded by the coding sequence ATGACATCCAAAACGCTTTTCAGGTACCTTGCTGCTTTCACGCTGGGACTTTTTTTCTTTTCAGGCAGTGTTTCTTCGGGTCGTGCAGAATCGGTATGCGACCATGTTACCCTATCGTGGTTACAAACCCAGGTACCTGTGCCCAAAGATGCAAAACTGGTATTTAAAAAAGAACACGGCGATCTTTGTGAAGCCGTACTCTCGATTGAAGGCAGTCTTGCGCCGGTCTACGCGGGCAAGGATTTCATCGTGGCCGGTCAGATGTATAAAAACGGTGTATCCATCACCCGGATAACTATGTCCAGTCTGTCTGACCTTGCTGATGCTGAACGAAAAAAAGCCAAGGAAAAAGAGGTGAAGGCTGTTGAGATGCGTAAAGCTTTTTTTAAAACCCATGCCGCAAACCTGGCGGATCTGGTTTCTTTGAGCTTTGCGCCGGGCGGGTCGTCTGATAAGTTTCTCTATGTTATTTCAGACCCGGCCTGCAGTCACTGCAAGACCCTTCTTGATGGCCTGGAAGAAGTGGCTGCCGAAACGGGCTTTACCCTGAAATTAATCATATATCCGATTCTTGGAGAAAAAAGCAAAACCATGACGGCCCATGTCATCTGCAAACATTTAGGCTATGGTGCATATAAAACCCTGAAAAAAAGTGACGCAGCAACAGGCTGTGAAAAGGCGAACCAACGTATAAAAAACACTTTTGATCTGCTCAAAAAGGCTGACATCTTTTTTGTGCCCCTGGTAGTGGCCCAGGATGGTTCCTGGGTGGTGGAAGGCAACGATATATGCAGCGTACGTGAGCACATAGGACTGGATCCGGGAAGCGGCGAAAATAGCGGCGGCTGCCAAAAGACCCAGGAAGATTAA
- the aroL gene encoding shikimate kinase AroL, whose protein sequence is MGPIFLIGYRCTGKTSTGKYLADLLNKRFLDTDLVLESTYDTTIAQMVVRHGWSYFRAKETETLMNLDLKNAPVIATGGGIILAEENRQFLKEKGVVVYLYATASVLIDRIRKDENNTERRPDLTRDSLALETKKMLEIRNPLYQALAAISINTEEYNPKAAALQIKAELDPNF, encoded by the coding sequence ATGGGTCCCATTTTTCTTATCGGATACCGGTGTACCGGCAAAACCAGTACCGGAAAGTATCTTGCTGATCTTTTAAACAAAAGGTTTCTGGATACGGATCTGGTCTTGGAATCAACTTACGACACCACCATTGCACAGATGGTGGTCCGGCACGGCTGGTCCTATTTCAGGGCAAAAGAAACAGAAACGCTTATGAATCTGGATTTAAAAAACGCGCCTGTTATAGCCACGGGTGGGGGGATCATCCTTGCAGAAGAAAACAGACAGTTTTTAAAAGAGAAGGGGGTTGTTGTATATCTTTATGCAACGGCATCTGTTTTAATAGACAGAATTCGCAAAGATGAAAATAATACCGAGCGAAGACCGGACCTTACCCGTGACAGCCTTGCCCTTGAAACAAAAAAAATGCTTGAGATTAGAAATCCATTGTACCAGGCACTTGCCGCTATATCCATTAACACAGAAGAATACAACCCAAAAGCGGCGGCGCTACAAATCAAGGCTGAACTTGACCCTAATTTTTAA